GTGATCTTAGGTGAGTCCcttcaactccctgagtcatcttctCTCTAAAATAAGTGCATTACTGACCAGCCCACTTACTTAGTAAGGTCACTGGAAAGTGAAAGCTTGCCTTAGAAACTGTAATAGccaataacatttattgaggggGTCCAGCTGCCATGCACAAGACTGAGCACCTTCTGTGGGTTAGACCAGCAGCTCAGCAAGTAGACGCACTATGAACCCAAGACATGGGGTGACCTGCACTTAGGGGTAGACCCTCCCTCTTACGACACCCCTGCCCAGAGACGGCAGACTCAGGATTCAGACAAGACCCTGGTCAGGTCCTGGCGCTGCCAGGTTCCAGCTGGGTCATCTTGAGCAGGTGACTCCTCTTCTCAGGGCCTTGGTTTTCATCTGTAAGATGGTTGTAAGGATGGCTCAGCTCCCAGAACTGTGATGGAGGAGTGCCCGTCAGATACTGCCCAGGGCCCACCCCAAGGGAGGCACGAGGATTGCAGAACCGTTTCTTTATTACTGGTTGAGCTTCTGGGGAGATTTCTCTGCCAAACCAAGATCGGAGCTATCGAGCGCTCACGTGTGCATTTGGTAGACTTTGAAGGGCAGTACACATTTAAATGGTTGTGAGTATTGTTCACAGTGATAGTCATGGTTAATGGTCTTGGGAAGTAAGgtcaaaatacagatttctcaGTCACACTCCCCAAGATTCTGAGTTGGTAAGTCTGGGCTGGGGCCGCAGCAGTTGCTCTCTTAAAACCAAAAAATGAGATTACTTATTCAAAGACTGTTGGGCCTAGTTGCACTCTACACTTAACTGCTCTGCACATGTTTTCTGTATGGTGTACTTTAGAGTTTTTTATTccgaattttaaattttatgaaacaCCCCATGCATGCCAGGGCAGTCTAGGCCCAGTGAATATCGTGGCTAAGAGCATgacctctggagccagactgcctgagttCCAATCCCAACTCCACCACttagcagctgtgtgaccttaggcaattatttgccctctctgtgcctcagtttcttcatctgtaaaaggataATAACAGTGCTTTTTTCCTAGAGTTGTTAACATAAATACACGAGTTAACTTAAAACCTTAGAACTGGGCCAGGTACTAGTTAGAGCTCTGTGTTAACTCCTGTTTTCATAGGGTTGGCAAATAAGTAAGCATATTAGCAGCAAGATCCTAAAAAATGAGGTGGGCATTGTGTTAGAAAGTGAGGTGGGCATTGTGTTAGAAAGTGACAAGGTAATATAGGCAGACCTCATTTTATTGCTCTTCCCTGTATTGTGCTttgtagtttttttgttttttttttaacaaattgaaggttgtggcaaccctgcatccaGCAACTCTCTTGGCACcattttccaatagcatttgctcacttcatgtcacTATTACATTTGAGTAATTCTTGGAAAGTTTCGACCTTTTTTATTGTTACTGTATTCGTTacgtgatctgtgatcagtgatctttgatgttactattgacATTGGGGATGCCATGCATCACACCCAGTAAGGCGGCAAACTTAGGGGTGTGTCTGACTGCGCCACCGACCTGCCGATCCTCCGTCTCGCTCCCTCTgctcaggcctccctattccctgagacacaacagtaTTGAAATTAGGCCCATTAGTAATCCGActgtggcctctaagtgttcaagtgaaaggaagactcCTGTATTTCTCGCTTTaagtcaaaagctagaaatgattaaggtAAGTGAGGAGGGCATATTGAAAGCCAAGATAGGCCAGAAGTTAGGTTTCTTGCACTgaacagttagccaagttgtgaacgcaaagaaaaagttcttgaagaaaaaaaaaaaaaagaaaacttcagtgAGCGCATGAATGattagaaagcaaaacagccttattatggatatggagaaagtttagTGTTCTGGAGAGAAGATCAAACCAAtaacaacattcccttaagccaaagcctaatccagaggaAGGCCCTAACTgccttcaattctgtgaaggctgaaaGAGATGAGGAAGCTGCAGGAAAAAAGTTGGAAGCCAGCAGCAGCTGGTTCATGAGGTCTGGTAGAGAAGCGTCTCCGTAACATAGAAGTGGAAGGtggagcagcaagtgctgatggagaagctgcagcaggttACGCAGATCTAGCCAAGATGAAGGTGGCTGCACTAAACAACAGTTTTCAATGTAGATGGAACAGCCTtctgttggaagaagatgccatctaggactttcatagctggagaggagaagtcaatgcctggcttcaaagctgcaCCAGACAGGCTAACTCTCGTTAGGGGTAATACAGTTGGTGACTTTGAATTGCAGCCGGTGCTTactgaccattctgaaaattctagggcccttaagaattatggtAAATCTGCTCTGCTTGTGCTCTATCAACAGAACAAcgaagcctggatgacagcacatctacTTATAACATTGTTTACTGAATAGTGTAAGATCCCAcagagacctactgctcagaaaaaaagattcttttcaaaatattattgctCTTTGACAGTGCACCtgatcacccaagagctctggagGAGATGGATGAGATTAAtgatgttttcatgcctgctgacacagcatccattctgcagcGCATGGACCAAGGGGTAATTTTAACTTTCAAGTCTCATTTCAGAAAttcatttcataaggctataTAGCTGCCACAGATTGTGactcctctgatggatctggccaagtaaattgaaaacctggaAATGGCTCACCTCCCAGATGCCATTAAAGAACATTCGGGATTCACggaaagaggtcaaaatatcaacattaagaggagtttggaagaagttgattccaaccctcgtGGATGACTGAGGAGTTCAAGACCTCcgtggaggaagtcactgcagacGGTAGTGGTAGTGGAGAGAGCAAGAGAACTAGATTCAGAAGTGGAGCCTGGAGATGGGACTAAGTTGCTGCAATCTTACGATAAAACTTTAATGTTGCttcttacagatgagcaaagaaGGTGGCTTCTTGAGATGGGATCTCCTCCTAGTGAAGATGCTGTGTAGACTGCTGAGATGaccacaaaggatttagaatattccataaactGAGTGGAGGAAGTAACAGCAGGGTCTGAGAGGATCGATTCCATTTCACAAGAAGTTCTCTGGGTAAAATGCTACCAAACAGCCTTGCGTGCTACAAGGAAATCGCTCATGAAAGGAGGAGCCTAGTGATGTGGCAACTTCATTGCTTTGTTATTCTTAGAAATGGCCAAGACCACCCCAGCTTTCAGCACCCACCACCCTATCAGTCAGCAGCCACCAACgtggaggcaagaccctccacaaGCAAAAAGGTTATGACTCAGAAAATGGTCAGCACtctttagcaataaagtatttattaattaaggtatgtacgtCTTTTTTTTAAGACAATGCTATTGTACACTTTATAGTGTAAACATGACTTTTATATtgactgggaaaccaaaaaatttatttgactcactttattgtggtaTTCAGTTTATTGTGGTCTGGGACTGAACCCACATATCTCTGAGATATGCCTGTACTTAAAATTGGTGGTCAGGGAAGGAGTTAACATTTGAGCTAAGACTTAAATGACAAATAGGGGCCGAGTGTTCAAGGTAGAGGAAAGAGCATGAGCAGTGGCTGGGAAGTAAAGGGGCGACTGTGTCACGGGCCAGATCCTGCAGGGCCCCTTCGGCCATGGGGAAGAGTGTATTTTATTCCAAGTGGAAAGGACTTCCAAGTTGAAGGACTTCCAGCGGGGCGACACCACTTGGTTTGCCTTACTGCCTGCTGTTTAGAGAATGGCCTggagggggcaggagaggagtAAAGCGGTCAGTGGGCAGAGGCGGCGATAAATCCTGGCAGGAAAGGAAGGATTTGGGACCTGCATTTTGGCCAGCTGCAGGATCTGTTTGGGAACTAGAGCCAGTGAGATGTGCTGACATTCCTGGTACGCAGCTGGGGAGGAGACCAGTGCCCAGTGGCCTGGCAGACTGTGGCCTTTTCTCGGAGGGGCACTGAGACCCGGGAACATGAGGGAGGTGACCTGCGGGAGGGGGTGGGTGCCTCAGGGCCTGTCACCCTGTGACTTGACTCGGGTGCCTCTTCCCACAGGGGCTGCATGGTGTTCTCGGGCCCCTATGTCTGGGCCAACTTCACTATCCTGGCCCTGGGCGTTTGGGCTGTTGCTCAGCGGGACTCCATTGACGCCATCAGCATGGTGAgccgggggtggctggggagCTGGCTTCAGGGTGACCCATGACCCCCGCTCTGTCTTCACCTCGCCCATCCCagtctcttctctcttcttcatgcctatgttttccattttctaaagCCTTGTCAATTAAATAAGCCCATTCAGGCCACCAGTCCAAATCTTCCCTAGcctggcctgcttctctgcttgcCTGGCTCTGAGAGCCCAGAACCTGCTCACTGTCTTCCCCAGGAAAGGCATGAGGTGGGGGCTACCAGTGGCCCCTCCCTGAGGACAGTGGAGCACGTACCCAATAACCCACCTTTAGTAGGGAGGCCCGGGAAGAGGGACCTGTACTACTTGGGAGTCAGAGTGGACACAGCCCTACGGGATCTCCCACAGGGGAGCTCCCAGCACCCCCCGAGCCCCTCAGGGCAGTGAGCACCCTGGATACTGAGGAGGGATTTTCCCAGTGGTCGTGGTGGAGTGGGTGAACTTCCAGGGGAATTTCCATCTTGGAAGTTTTGTAACCCCATCCTGCACCCCATCATGGCCTCAGGGTAATGGGAGAAGAGTGGTGGCTGGGGGATCTGGTGGGGCCGGCGGGCTGGGTCCAGACCGGGGCCCCCAAGTACCTGCTCCCTGCCTGCTAGTCCCCGGTCATGAGTCTCAGGCACAGGGTCCGGCCTGTGCACCGATCTGATTTCCAGCAACCCCCAGGGCGCAGCAGGGCGCAGAGGAGCTTCTGCTCTGGGGTATCTGGCTGGAGACTATGCGGAGTGGCGGGCCATCAGTGTGTGCTTACCTCTGATGACAAGCAGGCCCTGGGCCGGGCCTGTCTTGCAGTTTCTGGGTGGCTTGGCGACCACCATCTTCTTGGACATCATCCACATCAGCATCTTCTACCCGCGGGCCAGCCTCTCTGACACGGGGCGCTTCAGTGCCGGTATGGCCATCCTCAGCCTGCTGCTCAAGCCCTTCTCCTGCTGCCTCGTCTACCACATGTACCGGGAGCGCGGGGGTGAGCTGCTCTACACTGGTGAGGCCACCACCTCCGGccagcctcccccacccctcacgGGGCCCGGTGCTGGCAGCTGCCGTCTCCCACGTCTCCTCTGCCCCTGTCTCGCCTGACCCACAGCCCCTGCCCCATTGAGCCAGCCTTGCCCCAAGAGGGCTCAAAGTACAGGGTGCAGCATGGCGTAGGCTCTTAGCACCACGCAAGGTGTGCCAGCTTCTGGTCTCTGCTGTAGGAGCCCAGTGGTCTGCCGGCTGTCCCAGCCCCCTGCAGCCTTTCCGCTGGCACCAGGCTAGAGGCAGAGTTGGGGGTGGCAGGCAGGTCCCCCCTCAGCCTGGGCACGGATGCAGCTGGGCTGTGATCCAGGTCCACAGCACTCTGGGCAGTCTGTACTCTTGAGGTGCCGGGGTACCCGCAGGCCCAGCTTCTTCTCTTGGCTCCTGCCAGCCCCACCCCTAGAGCTCCCCTCTCCTGCCATGGGAGCCTGGGTGCCAGGGGAGCAGTGTTG
The sequence above is a segment of the Manis pentadactyla isolate mManPen7 chromosome 4, mManPen7.hap1, whole genome shotgun sequence genome. Coding sequences within it:
- the AGTRAP gene encoding type-1 angiotensin II receptor-associated protein isoform X2 codes for the protein MELPAVNLKVILLIHWLLTTWGCMVFSGPYVWANFTILALGVWAVAQRDSIDAISMFLGGLATTIFLDIIHISIFYPRASLSDTGRFSAGMAILSLLLKPFSCCLVYHMYRERGGELLYTGFLGSSQERSAYQTIDPPEAPTDPFASSEGKGHAPYGY
- the AGTRAP gene encoding type-1 angiotensin II receptor-associated protein isoform X3 produces the protein MELPAVNLKVILLIHWLLTTWGCMVFSGPYVWANFTILALGVWAVAQRDSIDAISMFLGGLATTIFLDIIHISIFYPRASLSDTGRFSAGMAILSLLLKPFSCCLVYHMYRERGGFLGSSQERSAYQTIDPPEAPTDPFASSEGKGHAPYGY
- the AGTRAP gene encoding type-1 angiotensin II receptor-associated protein isoform X1 — its product is MELPAVNLKVILLIHWLLTTWGCMVFSGPYVWANFTILALGVWAVAQRDSIDAISMFLGGLATTIFLDIIHISIFYPRASLSDTGRFSAGMAILSLLLKPFSCCLVYHMYRERGGELLYTGEATTSGQPPPPLTGPGFLGSSQERSAYQTIDPPEAPTDPFASSEGKGHAPYGY
- the AGTRAP gene encoding type-1 angiotensin II receptor-associated protein isoform X4, translating into MVFSGPYVWANFTILALGVWAVAQRDSIDAISMFLGGLATTIFLDIIHISIFYPRASLSDTGRFSAGMAILSLLLKPFSCCLVYHMYRERGGELLYTGEATTSGQPPPPLTGPGFLGSSQERSAYQTIDPPEAPTDPFASSEGKGHAPYGY